The Mesorhizobium sp. NBSH29 genome has a segment encoding these proteins:
- a CDS encoding putative B6 ABC transporter ATP-binding protein, producing MVTNNEPSRTGQAIVTLERVTKRFPGIVANDQVDLAICAGEVHVLLGENGAGKSTLIGMLSGLLQPDSGRILIDGTPMAIRSPRHALALGIGTVFQHNMLVPTLTVAENLALGGSWWQRPGIAALTERVQAIVQPLGIDINLDAHVSELSLGEQQQVEIVRALLRDSRLLILDEATSMLTPRGIAELGALMRRLVERGLAVVFITHKLNEAAEFGDRVSVLKLGRKIGEIAPERLRQLEPSVLVDEIVTMMFGRQAGDSAVAIPARAANDEALLSVRDLTVAATADAPGLDSISFDIGRGEILGVAGIDGNGQKQMAEALSGQRPAGGRVTLAGEQLDGLNVAARRRHGLRYLTDDRLGEGTVGSFPVSINYFLKQIGEPPLWSSGIQQTRRIDARAKELTRLYDVRTPSVATPIGRLSGGNIQKVLIARELADGARAVIFNKPTYGLDLANTLATRQRIRDIASQDLAVLLISTDLEELLSMCHRIAVIAQGRLVGTVANGEDAAEKVGRLMIGLAA from the coding sequence ATGGTTACCAACAACGAGCCCTCGCGCACCGGACAGGCCATCGTTACGCTGGAACGCGTCACCAAGCGCTTCCCCGGCATCGTGGCCAACGACCAGGTCGACCTGGCGATCTGCGCCGGCGAGGTGCATGTGCTTCTGGGGGAGAACGGGGCAGGCAAGTCGACGCTGATCGGCATGTTGTCCGGTCTCCTGCAGCCCGATAGCGGCCGCATCCTGATCGATGGCACGCCGATGGCCATCCGTTCGCCGCGCCACGCCCTGGCGCTGGGCATAGGCACGGTTTTCCAGCACAACATGCTGGTTCCCACCCTTACAGTTGCAGAAAATCTTGCACTTGGCGGCTCGTGGTGGCAGCGCCCCGGCATTGCCGCGCTGACCGAGCGCGTGCAAGCTATCGTTCAGCCGCTCGGCATTGATATCAATCTCGACGCTCATGTCTCGGAGCTGTCGCTCGGCGAGCAACAGCAGGTGGAGATTGTGCGCGCATTGTTGCGCGACAGCCGCCTCCTTATTCTCGATGAAGCGACCTCAATGCTGACGCCCAGGGGCATCGCCGAGCTTGGCGCACTCATGCGCCGGCTGGTGGAGCGAGGGCTTGCCGTCGTCTTTATCACCCACAAACTCAACGAGGCCGCCGAATTCGGCGACCGTGTCTCGGTCCTCAAGCTGGGGCGCAAGATCGGAGAGATCGCGCCAGAGCGACTGCGCCAGCTCGAACCATCGGTACTGGTGGACGAAATTGTCACCATGATGTTTGGTCGACAGGCGGGCGACAGTGCCGTCGCGATACCTGCGCGCGCTGCCAATGACGAAGCATTGCTTTCAGTTCGAGACCTCACTGTTGCTGCCACTGCCGATGCTCCGGGCCTCGATTCCATCTCGTTTGACATCGGACGCGGCGAGATACTCGGCGTTGCCGGCATCGACGGCAACGGGCAAAAACAGATGGCCGAGGCATTGTCCGGGCAGCGACCGGCGGGAGGGCGCGTGACGCTTGCGGGCGAGCAACTCGACGGGCTGAATGTCGCTGCGCGACGGCGCCACGGGCTGCGCTATCTGACCGACGACCGGCTAGGCGAAGGCACCGTGGGCAGCTTCCCTGTCTCGATCAATTATTTCCTCAAGCAGATCGGCGAGCCACCACTATGGAGCTCCGGCATTCAGCAGACACGCCGGATCGATGCGCGCGCGAAAGAACTGACGCGGCTTTACGATGTGCGCACTCCAAGCGTGGCGACGCCGATCGGTCGCCTTTCGGGCGGCAATATCCAGAAGGTGTTGATCGCGCGTGAACTGGCCGATGGCGCCCGCGCCGTGATTTTCAACAAGCCGACCTACGGGCTCGATCTCGCCAACACGCTGGCCACGCGCCAGCGCATTCGCGACATCGCCAGCCAGGATCTTGCGGTGCTGCTGATTTCGACCGACCTGGAGGAGTTGCTCAGCATGTGTCACCGCATCGCGGTCATTGCCCAGGGGCGCCTGGTGGGTACCGTGGCGAATGGCGAAGATGCCGCCGAAAAAGTCGGCCGGCTGATGATCGGACTGGCAGCATGA
- a CDS encoding putative B6 ABC transporter substrate-binding protein: protein MKSRWKKSITAALVASFMAGTALAAEVKSIAIVTPEEGTDFGWNQQGVDSAKAAGKAAGVEVIVASGLGYGDVRPALREIAADGVSLIIAHASGYATSAPEIAAETNVPVAIVDSPQALKEGLVADYTLSGHEGAYLAGRLAAKMSRSKHVGIVVSGEPPSWNSQSAGFAEGVKAENSEVKITYAVIGPAAYSDAAGGRRVSESVIAAGADIIFGQGNGSSFGMLQAVETTKAADGGKVLFIDVIGDKTSVGKGFLLSSVVWDITPVYAQMISDLKDDTFGTKTYAIGLADDSVKLLKTDQVPDDVWADIQKIRDQVVAGEIKVAPVFEASAVRKLMTDVSASAQ, encoded by the coding sequence ATGAAATCGAGATGGAAGAAGAGCATCACAGCGGCGCTGGTCGCCTCGTTCATGGCGGGAACAGCTCTTGCCGCTGAGGTCAAGTCAATCGCCATCGTTACGCCTGAGGAAGGTACCGATTTCGGCTGGAACCAGCAGGGTGTCGATTCAGCCAAGGCAGCAGGCAAGGCGGCCGGCGTCGAGGTCATCGTTGCTTCGGGTCTGGGCTACGGCGACGTGCGTCCCGCTCTGCGCGAGATCGCAGCTGACGGCGTAAGCCTGATCATCGCCCACGCCAGTGGCTATGCGACCTCAGCCCCGGAGATCGCGGCGGAGACCAATGTACCAGTGGCGATCGTCGATTCGCCGCAGGCGCTCAAGGAAGGCCTTGTTGCCGACTACACGCTGAGCGGCCATGAGGGTGCCTATCTGGCTGGCCGGCTTGCCGCCAAGATGAGCCGTTCCAAGCATGTCGGTATCGTCGTCTCCGGCGAGCCGCCATCATGGAACTCGCAGTCGGCAGGCTTTGCCGAAGGCGTGAAGGCGGAAAACTCCGAGGTGAAGATCACCTACGCGGTGATTGGACCTGCCGCCTACTCTGATGCAGCCGGCGGACGTCGGGTCAGCGAAAGCGTCATCGCTGCCGGTGCCGACATTATCTTCGGCCAAGGTAACGGGTCGAGCTTCGGCATGCTGCAAGCGGTGGAAACCACCAAGGCGGCTGATGGCGGCAAGGTGCTTTTCATTGACGTGATTGGCGACAAGACTTCGGTCGGCAAGGGCTTCCTGCTCAGCTCCGTGGTCTGGGACATCACGCCGGTCTACGCGCAGATGATCAGCGACCTCAAGGACGATACGTTCGGCACCAAGACCTACGCGATTGGCCTCGCCGACGATTCGGTGAAGCTCCTCAAGACGGACCAGGTTCCGGATGATGTCTGGGCCGATATCCAGAAGATCCGCGATCAGGTTGTCGCTGGCGAGATCAAGGTCGCGCCGGTCTTCGAGGCGAGCGCCGTGCGCAAGCTGATGACCGACGTCTCCGCCAGCGCCCAGTAG
- the fhmpcd1 gene encoding 5-formyl-3-hydroxy-2-methylpyridine 4-carboxylate 5-dehydrogenase, whose protein sequence is MIQRVAIIGLGTMGPGIAARLARGGLEVCAYDVAPAAIERAGAMLSAAETVLDALGIARTSGGAVRFTDSLADVVSGADLVIENVPENIEMKAEVYRAIDSLIGPETIVASDTSGIPITSLQAHISHPERMVGMHWSNPPHIVPMIEVIAGERTAPETVATIRDLIRALGLLPVLVKKDVPGFVENRVLYALLREVVDLVERGVIEPEDVDTCVSWGIGYKLAVVGPMALLDMAGMDIYHSVSTFLNTDLADRKDVAPLVTKQMAAGKLGIKSGEGIYSYTSERIAELQRERARKLVAIRRILEGGE, encoded by the coding sequence ATGATACAGCGTGTCGCCATTATCGGCCTTGGTACCATGGGCCCTGGCATTGCCGCCCGACTTGCCAGGGGTGGTCTGGAGGTGTGCGCCTACGATGTCGCGCCTGCAGCCATCGAGCGGGCAGGCGCCATGCTGAGCGCCGCTGAAACCGTGCTGGATGCGCTGGGCATTGCGCGGACATCCGGGGGCGCCGTGCGGTTTACGGATTCGCTTGCGGATGTTGTTTCCGGTGCCGATCTGGTTATCGAAAACGTCCCCGAAAACATCGAGATGAAAGCCGAGGTCTACCGGGCGATCGACAGCCTCATCGGGCCAGAAACGATCGTTGCCTCAGACACATCGGGCATTCCGATCACGAGCCTGCAGGCCCACATCTCTCACCCCGAACGGATGGTCGGGATGCACTGGTCGAACCCGCCGCATATCGTGCCGATGATCGAGGTCATCGCCGGCGAGCGCACCGCTCCCGAAACCGTGGCGACGATCCGCGACCTGATCCGTGCGCTGGGACTACTGCCGGTGCTGGTGAAGAAGGATGTGCCGGGCTTCGTCGAGAACCGGGTACTCTACGCTTTGCTGCGCGAGGTGGTCGATCTCGTGGAGCGCGGCGTGATCGAGCCCGAGGACGTGGACACCTGTGTCTCCTGGGGTATCGGCTACAAGCTTGCCGTGGTCGGTCCGATGGCGCTTCTCGATATGGCCGGGATGGATATATACCATTCGGTCTCCACCTTTCTCAACACCGACCTCGCTGACCGCAAGGACGTGGCGCCGCTGGTCACCAAGCAGATGGCAGCCGGCAAGCTCGGCATCAAGTCAGGCGAGGGGATCTATTCCTACACCTCCGAGCGCATCGCCGAGTTGCAGCGCGAGCGTGCGCGCAAGCTCGTCGCGATCCGTCGCATTCTCGAGGGAGGCGAATGA
- a CDS encoding TRAP transporter substrate-binding protein: MLTKFFRLAGLTAAIALLPHAAQAQTTMKLATATINDVQHEWQKVFAKELETRVGDAVKTEIYPASQLGAIPRMVEGVLLGTIEAFTTPTSFMTNVDPRFQAFDVPGLFKSPQNVANAIHDPEYRQHLEEMFLNKGLRVIGAIYNSPTVVFTMKEVDTLAGLKGLKIRTFASPLQIKPMEKVGATPLPLALTEVIPQLESGGLDGMLVGMPILTAFKYYDVGKHILDLRFAEIVSMTVVNEDWFQAQPEAVKTAIIEAGRAAEKQVFPWGVENVEKTYKIWGDNGGVVHQLSEADQTKMEAEFAELSAGLLAEQPEVQAEYELLRALVDKKAAQ; the protein is encoded by the coding sequence ATGCTTACGAAATTTTTCCGCTTAGCCGGGCTTACCGCCGCAATCGCGCTGTTGCCCCACGCGGCGCAGGCCCAGACCACGATGAAGCTGGCAACAGCGACCATCAACGATGTCCAGCATGAATGGCAAAAGGTATTTGCTAAGGAACTGGAGACCCGCGTCGGCGATGCCGTAAAGACCGAGATTTATCCGGCAAGCCAGCTCGGCGCTATCCCGAGGATGGTCGAGGGCGTGCTGCTCGGTACGATCGAGGCATTCACTACGCCGACATCCTTCATGACCAATGTCGATCCGCGCTTCCAGGCGTTCGACGTGCCCGGCCTGTTTAAGTCGCCGCAGAATGTGGCTAACGCCATCCATGACCCTGAATACCGCCAGCATCTGGAGGAGATGTTCCTCAACAAGGGGTTGCGGGTCATCGGCGCCATTTACAACAGCCCGACCGTCGTCTTCACGATGAAGGAAGTCGATACGCTGGCCGGCCTGAAGGGTCTGAAGATCCGCACCTTCGCCTCGCCGCTGCAGATCAAGCCGATGGAAAAGGTTGGCGCTACACCGTTGCCGCTGGCGTTGACGGAAGTCATTCCGCAGCTCGAGTCGGGCGGGCTGGATGGCATGCTGGTCGGGATGCCGATCCTCACCGCCTTCAAATATTACGACGTAGGCAAGCACATTCTCGATCTGCGCTTCGCTGAGATCGTGTCGATGACAGTGGTCAATGAAGACTGGTTCCAGGCGCAGCCGGAAGCGGTGAAGACCGCGATCATCGAAGCAGGGCGCGCAGCCGAAAAGCAGGTCTTTCCGTGGGGCGTCGAGAACGTCGAGAAGACGTACAAGATCTGGGGCGACAATGGCGGCGTCGTGCACCAGCTGTCGGAGGCAGACCAGACAAAGATGGAGGCGGAATTCGCCGAGCTCTCGGCTGGCCTGCTCGCCGAACAGCCTGAGGTTCAGGCCGAATACGAGCTGCTTCGCGCGCTCGTCGACAAGAAGGCTGCACAGTGA
- a CDS encoding putative B6 ABC transporter permease subunit 2, with translation MSDSATPVTATDTDLVDDSRHDFARRLFITLVPILVSLALAGCVLLAVGIDPLAYYGLVVERGLLSPLGLQQTLTRMAPLLFIAAGLIVAFRAGMWNLGGDGQFLLSAVLAAASAPLLVQSLPNWLALTVAFMIAMTVAMVWSLVPALLRAYQGVNEIITTLMMSFLGVSLANVLVKLVFLDPATTVPQTRTLPVAERLPRLFETTVTSGLLFGLAAIIIVHLVMTRTSFGLKLRTVGANPRAAVHAGLNVPLLTVAVFAISAGLIGLGGAIDIIGIQGNVRAEWNPAYGLAVIPVIFLARMNGFAAIGFVFLLSVLSIGGESAARRLGVPHHFTMVLVAIVLLTLAIAEFLDHRFNQSRRS, from the coding sequence ATGAGCGACAGCGCAACACCCGTCACCGCGACAGACACGGATCTCGTGGACGACAGCCGCCACGACTTCGCGCGCCGTCTTTTCATCACGCTGGTGCCAATCCTGGTGTCGCTGGCGCTGGCCGGATGCGTCCTGCTTGCTGTCGGCATTGATCCGCTCGCCTATTACGGTCTGGTCGTGGAAAGAGGGCTGTTATCGCCGCTCGGCCTGCAGCAGACGCTAACCCGTATGGCTCCGCTCCTGTTCATCGCCGCCGGCCTCATCGTTGCCTTCCGGGCGGGTATGTGGAACCTCGGTGGCGACGGCCAGTTCCTGCTTAGTGCTGTGCTTGCGGCGGCGAGCGCGCCGCTTCTGGTGCAATCATTGCCCAACTGGCTGGCACTGACGGTCGCATTTATGATCGCGATGACGGTCGCCATGGTATGGTCGCTCGTCCCCGCGCTGCTGCGGGCGTATCAGGGTGTCAACGAGATCATCACCACGCTGATGATGTCGTTTCTCGGCGTCTCACTGGCAAATGTGCTCGTCAAACTCGTCTTTCTGGACCCTGCCACCACTGTGCCGCAGACGCGCACGCTACCGGTTGCGGAGCGCCTTCCACGCTTGTTCGAAACCACCGTCACCAGCGGCCTTTTATTCGGACTTGCCGCCATTATCATCGTCCATCTGGTGATGACGCGGACCAGCTTCGGCCTGAAGCTGCGCACCGTCGGAGCCAATCCGCGGGCGGCTGTCCATGCCGGTCTCAATGTGCCGCTCCTCACGGTTGCCGTGTTTGCCATCTCGGCCGGGCTGATCGGGCTTGGCGGCGCCATCGACATCATTGGCATCCAGGGCAATGTGCGGGCCGAGTGGAATCCGGCTTACGGGCTTGCCGTCATCCCGGTGATCTTTCTTGCCCGCATGAACGGCTTTGCGGCCATTGGTTTCGTGTTCCTGCTTTCGGTACTGTCAATCGGCGGCGAGAGCGCGGCCCGTCGCCTTGGCGTGCCGCATCATTTCACGATGGTTCTGGTGGCCATCGTTCTCCTCACTCTGGCGATCGCGGAGTTCCTCGATCACCGGTTCAACCAGTCCCGGAGGAGCTGA
- a CDS encoding TRAP transporter small permease — protein sequence MSDKTSQRLPHPLPRPIPPRVGGIVQNGLHTLLGLVLLFVVGVNVVNAVSRYILGISPVGADELMVFVVIWAVMIGAILSLSLRSHINVNLLPLYAVGRARHLLHIVHDTAALFACGFAAYASWLFIARLSRLGISSMGLGVPMAVPHAALLVGFGGMAFAGLIMLARDIRAYIRDEPHQDAAP from the coding sequence ATGAGCGACAAGACCAGCCAGCGCCTGCCACATCCCTTGCCACGGCCGATCCCGCCGCGCGTGGGCGGAATTGTTCAGAACGGCCTGCACACGCTGCTCGGTCTCGTTCTGCTGTTCGTCGTCGGCGTCAATGTCGTCAATGCGGTCAGCCGCTATATTCTCGGAATTTCCCCGGTCGGTGCCGATGAACTGATGGTGTTCGTCGTCATCTGGGCCGTGATGATCGGGGCGATTTTATCGCTGAGCCTGCGTTCGCATATCAACGTCAATCTGCTACCACTCTATGCCGTAGGCCGCGCGCGCCACCTGCTCCACATCGTCCATGATACAGCTGCGCTGTTCGCCTGCGGCTTTGCCGCCTACGCATCATGGCTGTTCATCGCCCGCCTTTCGCGCCTCGGCATCAGCAGCATGGGTCTTGGTGTGCCCATGGCAGTTCCCCACGCAGCCCTTCTGGTCGGATTCGGCGGCATGGCGTTCGCCGGGCTCATCATGCTGGCACGCGATATCCGCGCCTATATCCGCGATGAACCGCATCAGGATGCCGCGCCATGA
- the pldA gene encoding 4-pyridoxolactonase has protein sequence MTDTKVYLLDGGSLVIDGYHVFWNRGPAGDIRFPVYSILVEHAEGRFLFDTGFDYDHVQKVLPFEKPMQTKEQTIPGALGLIGLEPKDVGVVFNSHFHFDHCGGNKYFPDAKKICHKLEVPQACNPQPFEHLGYSDLSFSAEAAEARGVTDQLLAGTTRANSTFEGIEGDVELAKGVHLIFTPGHSIGHYSLLVEFPNRRPILFTIDAAYTQKSLETLCQASFHIDPVAGVDSMRRVKRLPKNAALI, from the coding sequence ATGACTGACACCAAAGTTTACCTGCTCGACGGTGGCTCGCTCGTGATCGACGGATACCACGTGTTCTGGAACCGCGGCCCTGCGGGTGATATCCGCTTTCCGGTCTACTCTATCCTGGTCGAGCATGCCGAGGGGCGCTTCCTCTTCGACACCGGCTTTGACTATGACCATGTCCAAAAGGTGCTGCCCTTCGAAAAGCCGATGCAAACGAAGGAGCAGACGATTCCCGGCGCCCTTGGCCTCATCGGCCTTGAGCCCAAGGATGTCGGCGTTGTCTTCAACTCGCATTTCCACTTCGATCACTGTGGCGGCAACAAATATTTCCCGGATGCCAAGAAGATTTGCCACAAGCTCGAGGTGCCGCAGGCCTGCAACCCGCAGCCGTTCGAGCACCTGGGCTATTCCGATCTCAGCTTCTCCGCCGAAGCGGCAGAAGCGCGCGGCGTGACTGACCAGCTTCTGGCCGGAACCACCCGCGCGAACTCGACCTTCGAGGGTATTGAGGGCGACGTGGAACTGGCCAAAGGTGTCCATCTGATCTTCACGCCCGGGCATTCCATCGGCCATTACAGCCTGCTGGTCGAGTTCCCGAACCGGCGCCCGATCCTGTTCACCATCGATGCGGCCTATACCCAGAAAAGTCTCGAGACCCTGTGCCAGGCGTCGTTCCATATCGATCCGGTTGCCGGCGTGGACTCGATGCGCCGCGTCAAGCGCTTGCCGAAGAACGCGGCGCTGATCTGA
- a CDS encoding TRAP transporter large permease, translated as MILSLVILPLLLLFLGTPVFLVFLTAASVTMVFVTPMPAPALQQVLFGGLDNYALLAIPFFVLAGELMGTSGIANRLINWALAMAGRVPGALGVATVGSSTAIGAISGSSAAAVGALAKTLYPKLVAAGYGEARAGGLIASSGAIDIVIPPSIAMILYGLAAEQSIPRLFMAGVLPGLLMAAMMAAFVILVALRHRIPSENRFEPAVAWRATRDAFWALLMPIFVLGGIYNGIFSPTEAGGFACLYAIVVALFIYRTMTVADIIRAAGNAALLSGQILIIVAAAGVITWMLTTQGVPQAITAWITALQLDAFTFLMVVNIVLLLIGCFLDPTSAILVFAPLLAPIAISLGIDPIHFGIVMTVNLAIGMFTPPFGLNLFVAQSVTGLPAHTLYRGVLPFVAVLILALLVITYVPALSLTLGRSL; from the coding sequence ATGATCCTGTCACTTGTCATTCTGCCGCTGCTGCTGCTCTTCCTGGGCACGCCTGTCTTCCTGGTATTCCTGACCGCCGCGTCGGTGACGATGGTGTTTGTTACCCCGATGCCGGCGCCCGCGCTACAGCAGGTTCTGTTCGGCGGTCTCGACAATTATGCGCTGCTGGCGATCCCCTTTTTCGTGCTTGCTGGCGAGCTTATGGGCACCAGTGGCATCGCCAACCGGCTGATCAACTGGGCTCTGGCAATGGCAGGCCGTGTGCCGGGCGCGCTGGGTGTAGCCACCGTGGGCTCATCGACAGCCATCGGGGCAATCAGCGGGTCGAGCGCGGCTGCGGTGGGTGCCCTGGCCAAGACGCTTTATCCCAAGCTGGTTGCTGCCGGTTACGGCGAGGCACGGGCCGGCGGACTGATCGCCTCGAGCGGCGCCATAGACATCGTCATTCCGCCCAGCATCGCGATGATACTCTATGGGCTGGCGGCCGAACAATCGATCCCGCGCCTGTTCATGGCCGGCGTGCTGCCTGGCCTGCTGATGGCGGCGATGATGGCAGCTTTTGTCATTCTGGTCGCACTGCGCCACCGCATTCCAAGCGAAAACCGGTTCGAGCCGGCTGTCGCATGGCGCGCCACGAGGGATGCATTCTGGGCACTCCTGATGCCGATCTTCGTCCTCGGTGGCATCTACAACGGTATCTTTTCGCCTACCGAGGCCGGCGGCTTTGCCTGTCTCTATGCCATTGTGGTGGCACTCTTCATCTACCGGACAATGACGGTCGCAGACATTATCCGCGCGGCAGGCAATGCGGCACTTTTGTCAGGCCAGATCCTGATCATCGTTGCTGCTGCCGGCGTTATCACCTGGATGCTGACGACACAGGGTGTGCCGCAGGCGATCACCGCCTGGATCACGGCGTTGCAGCTTGACGCGTTCACCTTCCTGATGGTGGTCAACATCGTCCTGCTTCTGATCGGCTGCTTTCTGGACCCGACCTCGGCAATCCTCGTCTTCGCGCCGCTTCTGGCGCCGATCGCAATCTCGCTCGGCATCGATCCCATCCATTTCGGCATCGTCATGACGGTCAACCTGGCGATCGGCATGTTTACCCCGCCCTTCGGCCTCAACCTGTTTGTCGCCCAGTCGGTTACCGGGCTGCCGGCACATACACTCTATCGCGGGGTTCTGCCATTTGTGGCGGTGCTGATCCTCGCTCTGCTCGTCATCACCTATGTCCCCGCGCTGTCGCTCACTCTCGGCAGGTCGCTCTAG
- a CDS encoding putative B6 ABC transporter permease subunit 1: MSGLLSDAFLAALLFGAVTAAIPLLLAGLGEQMSEKAGVLNIGIEGMMITGAYLGFVGAFYSGSFWLGFATGAAGGMAVAALMAFLCVRIGLNQIVIGIALTLGLEGLTALLHHFQFSQSYPRLPAAEATAIPFLSDIPILGPALFRHHLVVYLAIASVGIMIWVYRRTQLGLNLQAAGDKPAALDVAGIDVVRTRTVAVLFTGGMAGLGGAYLANVGAGLFIPFITNGAGFLGIVLAMLARGRPVWVLVGALVFGACLSMTTAAQVAGVNIPTDVIQMLPFLAVMVMLVLFGRRASLPAALGIPYERGAR, from the coding sequence ATGAGTGGTCTGTTGAGCGACGCATTCCTGGCGGCTCTCCTTTTCGGGGCGGTGACGGCGGCGATACCGCTGCTGTTGGCCGGTCTTGGCGAGCAGATGTCGGAAAAGGCCGGCGTGCTGAACATCGGCATCGAGGGCATGATGATTACAGGAGCCTATCTCGGCTTCGTCGGCGCCTTTTACTCTGGATCGTTCTGGCTGGGATTTGCCACCGGCGCGGCCGGCGGCATGGCGGTGGCAGCACTGATGGCATTTCTCTGCGTGCGGATCGGACTTAACCAGATTGTCATCGGCATCGCACTGACGCTGGGTCTTGAGGGTCTGACCGCGCTGCTGCACCACTTCCAGTTCTCGCAAAGCTATCCGCGCCTGCCTGCGGCCGAAGCCACCGCTATCCCGTTTCTCTCGGACATCCCGATCCTTGGCCCGGCGCTGTTCAGGCATCACCTGGTTGTCTACCTGGCCATCGCAAGCGTCGGCATCATGATCTGGGTTTATCGGCGCACGCAGCTTGGCCTTAACCTGCAGGCTGCCGGCGACAAGCCGGCAGCACTCGACGTTGCGGGCATCGATGTTGTCCGCACCCGCACCGTGGCAGTCCTGTTTACCGGCGGCATGGCAGGTCTGGGGGGCGCTTATCTGGCTAATGTCGGAGCGGGGCTTTTCATTCCCTTCATCACCAATGGTGCCGGGTTCCTGGGCATCGTTCTGGCCATGCTTGCACGCGGTCGCCCTGTCTGGGTGTTGGTCGGGGCGCTGGTGTTCGGCGCCTGCCTTTCGATGACGACGGCGGCCCAGGTGGCGGGCGTCAATATCCCCACCGACGTGATCCAGATGCTGCCTTTCCTGGCGGTCATGGTGATGCTGGTGCTTTTCGGGCGGCGCGCCAGCCTGCCGGCCGCCCTTGGCATACCCTATGAGCGCGGCGCGCGCTGA